The Phalacrocorax aristotelis chromosome 2, bGulAri2.1, whole genome shotgun sequence region CAGCTTCACGTTCCACCATCAGACACACTGTGGCATAGGCATTGCTCTGTTTCTGCACCTTAAAGGCCATTATTCAGTATTCCAGCTCTGTGAGCAGTGGGCATGCACAAAGGCATGCAGCCTGTTATCCTGGTCAGATAACACGACTAATGGCTCTAAAACCTTCTAAGCAACTGCCTTTAGATCAAGTCCTGGATCTGGCAGGAGACACCTGCCTCTGCTTTTGAgcctctgctgctcttttcttctcctgttccTCTGCCTTCTTCCGCTCCTCTTTTAGCTCCTTGTATCTCCACTTGGGAATCTGCAAATAGGGGTCATCCTTTGCACTGCTTCTCCTTCTCGCCTTGTCTGGCTGGAAGGTGGGTGGAGGAGCCTTGCTGATACGGACTTTGGGGATGACAAATCCTGGCCTGACGCTGCTCCGTCTAAGTAGGTGCAGCGGCAAGAGGCTTGTTTTCCTAGTGGCTATGGTGTTCACCTGAGAGACTGCAAGGCTGATGGGCTGCAGGCTGGCTCGCCGGTCCTTCTTCCTGGGGATCAGCGTGACTTTGGAGTTCTGAAATAGCTTCTCGTAGCTGCTAAAGTGGTCTTTGTCCTGAGATCGGATCTCCTCGGCTCTCTGCTTCCTAAGGATTTCTTGCACGGCCAGCCTGCGCTTCCCCACAGAAGGCGGGCTGCCTGGGCACACAGTCCGGCATGACAGAGCAATGAAAGGACTGCTCAAGCTTGTTGTCACCTTCACCATGTGATCAAGGACCCCATCTTCTTCTGGGCCATAGAAAGACCGGAATGTGACAGCTGCCCTCATGCACTCAGAAATCCTCTGCAAACAGCTTTTTGGCTCTGCAGCCTTGGCAAGAAGTTCCTTCATCTTTGGCCATTCTGGTTTATATTGATCACAAAACTGTTCCGGGCATGGCCTGTCCATCAGCTTTTGCATGATGAAGGCAGCTTCTGACCTTCCTGTGTAACAAGCCCATTCCCATGAAGTCAGTCCACGGCTTGGGTCAGTCGCATGAACATTTGCCccttgaaaaaaagaacagttagTGTTAATTACTGAAACTGCCCTCACTTCTGTTGCTATGAACAGAGTCGAATCAGGCAGATccctgcaagaaaaagtcacaCATGACATGCTACAATATTTGTGTCAAAATGAACATGCAATAAGGAAAGATCATGGTTCCTGACTTTCTGAAATcttgatttgtttaaaaaaagtaaaaaaaaaaaaaagatttaaggcTGTATATAGGAAATTCTCTTAAAACAATGCAAAGAATGACATAATGAGTTTTAACTGCATTGAATGTTTCCTGCcatttaaaaatccattcaGTCAGGCTTGTAAGAAAAGAGTGATGACtatggaaagaaataattctgcacACAAAAATCCTTCCCACACAGAATAATGGACTTAGCACTGATCGCTGCCACTCAGAAGAGAGATATCAGACTAATGATCACAAGTTCCACAAAAATATCAACTCAGTGCTCACTATGGgccaaaataatgaaaattatacaTGGAATTTCtaggaaagcattaaaaaaacagagaaaaaaatagaggaaaaaccAGGCAAAACCCAGAGAAAACACCAGGTGTACAATTCAGGTGCTCTTATCTCTGAAACGACACCATAGAATTAAGGAAAATTGAGAGGATGGTGACAAGGGTGATGAAATACAAGGAAAGTTTCCATACATGTCAGAGACCAGATAACGGGTGAGATGGACCTTCGGTCTGAGTCCAGAACAGCTGTTCTCATCTAGCTTAGATTGCCACCCCTGACAAAATGAAGTACTTGTTAGCAAAAACATGCTATCACCCCCAAGTGGACCAGCCGTAAGAGGCACCTGGGACACATGCTAGACAGCAGGGCCTTAGGCATGTGAAGTACAGTTTTAGGTCCCTGAAGAAAATGATGTCTAGTTGATATTACCTTTCAGCCTGTCCTCCCCCATTCTCAAATTATGATCTTTATCCACCCAATTCTGATGTTTGTCCCTATCACCATTCTTTCTTCCCATATTTTTCTCCATCCTTTTTCAGCTCTGCCTCCCTTTTGATCTCTCCACGTTCCTATAAGCCCCCTCACATGGGCTTCTGCCCTTGTTCTTCActcttttgctttcaaatggGGTTACCTCTTCTCCAGGGCAGCTGGCTGCCTGAAGAGAGGATACCAGAGTAACAGGAGGAGCAAGCATCCTAGTCTGCTCTGCTGTAGCCTTCACACCTTCTGTGGTGCTGCAGCCAATACTGCCACGTTCTCTGGCAACCAGAAAATTGCAGGGAAGTCCTCTTAGTCCTGGTATTAGGGTGGAGCGTGGGCATTTGTCAACGAGGATGTCATGTGCCCAGTTCTGCTCACACAGAAGAGCTCTGTAAAGGGCAGAGGAAGCTCAATACAGACAGCACCCTTCGGAAGAGTGGCTGCAGAACCATGAGCAGCAACAAGTCTTTTTGGAAGCTGGAGTCAGCTTCCAAGACTCTGTCGCAAAGGACCAACACGTTACAGCCAATGACTGCTAAAGGGCACAGATGATCTGTCCAAAAACTAGCTTGCCGTTGCCAATCAGAAAGAATCTCAGACACATGATGAGGACTTGACAGCAGCACCATGTTCTCTGCGTCGCACCCAAGCGATCCTGGACATATCACCTGGGCACACGTATCTTGGTGTTTTTAGAATATAGGTGTATCTGTCTGCATGAACGACATCAACAGGAGAATGAGCATGAGCGAATAGTCTCTGGTTTTAGGCGCTCATGTTCTTGAGCTGCAAATCCTTTGTTTTATATTCTGCCTTTAAACTTTGACTGATCTCAGACAGAGCTTTGCACGCTCTAGAATGTCGACTTTGTTCAGCAGATCTGCAGCACGTTCCCTGGGACAGGCACGGGCACTTTGCCCAGGTGCCTTCAACATAACTGAGCTCTTTAACATTCAGGTGCAGTTTACATGTATCACTGGCCCTGTAGATAATTTCCAGGTTTCCTGATAGAGTTTCAAACTGGGATATGAACAGGCTATAACATTTGACTTCTTGAAGGGCTTCTCTATCAGCTCAAGCACCATTTTCAAACAGCCAACACAAAACTGACGTACACAGATCTTGCCACAAAAGACAAGACATTCTGTCCCATTGCTTTGGAAGCAATGTCCAGAGACCGAGACCTGAGGAAAGGCCAGAAAAACATCATACTAAAACATCATACTAAAACATCAtactaaattattattattttcagggTGGATTATCTTGGCGACAGCATTTTAAACTAGCATAACGGGGACTAGGCATAAGGAATGGTAACCAGGAACCAGTTTCCAACGGCTCCAGTACAACCTTCCCAACAAAGGATGTTTTGTcattacagaaaaacagaggaaaaagaagagcatTGGGAAAGCTCAGCTTTAAGTCTATTAAGTACCAGTTGTTTCATaagtctctgaaaaaaaattcctaaaatgACGATGCTAGATACACAGCCCAAGAGTGAATGTGGATGGAGACAACCTAAGCAAAAGAGCTGATCTCAGTTTAAGTGTAGTTTCAGTGAATTTTGCAGAAATGATCACTCAGAGAGAAAGCACAGGGACACAGCAGGGGGTTAAGCACGGGGCAGAGACCGGAAGGCAGAGAGAAGGCAAAGAAGAGGAAGATTTAATCAAATCAGAGTTCATTAACTGTGGACTGAAGAAAGGATCGTGAGATCTCAGAGGCAGCTGGGTTTGAAGAAGTTCATGACTGCAGAAGCTCCAGACAAACCAATGAGGGGAGGAACAAAGATGTACAAAGGCATGTCCTCCTGCTCCACTAGACTTTTTCAACCCAAACTTCCTACCCCTGAAGCTCTTCCATCTCAAGCCAGCCTCTTGTCCTGCCCCCTTCTTAACACTTGCCTGTGTATTTGGTCCTTCCCTCTAGAGCTGACCGGGAACAAGGCATATTACATGGAGGCTGCTTCTTTGTTGTACAGGTAACAGGCACAGATTTACTAAAAGAAGTGTTGTTAAAGGAATTGTCTccaaatataaattttaatgaatAGTATGCTCTGCTTGTAAACCAGGAAGAGGTATAGACAGCTGCTTACCATTATCTTCAAGAAAAAGACATGCCAGCTCTGATAGGGTGCAGCTGTGGGGCCTTGGATCAGACTTGTGCAAAAAGAGCTGTGTGAGAAAGCGTGCACTGGGGTCTCGCTGCCTTTGCTTGGGGGCTGCATTGCAGCTCAGACGCTCAGCTCTGGTCCTTGCCTGAGCTATGCCGGTACCTGACCACGTGCCTCGCTGATATGGACCCTGACCCACAGACTTAACTTCTTGTTTTGACCTCAGACCTGCCTTGTCCCTGCGGACTTGCCTTGCCACCATGGACTTGCCTGGCAATGACTGCAGTACTGGCTGATCCTGGGTATTGTCACCAGCCCTGCTCCATTTCTTCATGAAGCACCTTTGTTGATGAGGCTAGTCCCTCTGTGTGCCTTGCCTCGGCTCCCCTCCCTTTGAGGAgaagcccactcctgctgcccCCTGACAGGTGCGTTCCCAGGTGTTTCGGAAACTTTATCTCAGAAAACAATACTACAGAGTATTGAAATCCAGATCCTTCAACAGAAATCGATGCTGACTTTGTATCTGGTAACACAAAATCTCTTCTAAGGTGAAATTTACTACAGTGGTATTGATTTTCTGTACAAATCAGGAGATGTTTCTGAACAAACTTGTCATTCAGCAGAATGCCTCATCTGGAAGAGATGTGAATAGTCATGTCCCTTCTTTAAGGTGATAGCAGTCTTACTGAACTAATAGTCATTTCAGTAGCCTACAAGTTTTCTTGTAGGAAAACTGCATTTGCCACGTGCCTTGATTTTCCTACGAAAGTTGCCCTGAAGATAATTTTCAGCACACCTATTTTGAATACTTGTGCCCTTTTGGGATATCAATATCCTATTTGATTAAGAAGGTTTAATGTCCCTTGAGATGCAAAACTGACATCCTGAGTTTAAAGACAGGGAGTGAAAGAGCTCAGGCATCTGATACTGACCTGTTTTATACGCAGTATTTAAAGCCCAGTCTCCAGGATCCAGAGCCACTCCGATAACTTCACTAAAGCAGCACTGAGTTTACGCTGGAGATTACAGCAGGGCTTGACACGTGAATTACAACCGGCGTTTCTGTGCTCCTGCTCGGGCTGGCTCGCTTGCTGAATGCTGGCAGCAGCGCGGTCCTGGCAGCGCAGCAGCCTGTGACAAACTGCCGATGAGCGACTGGGTTCCCCCCATACTCGTTGTGCACTCATGAATACCAAATTCACATGTTCCAAAGACTCACTTTGAAAGAGCAAACATTATGGCCAAGTGTCTCAGAGTGCCTTAATCTTGTAGTGATTGACCTTGGCCACCCTCCACGAACTCAAATTTCGGAAAGAGCAGTCACTTTGACAATCCAGCTCCAGCCATCTGTCACACATTGCTGTTACCTCATCCCCATCTGACTGTGTTAAATCCATGCTTAGGCAGCTAGGAAGGCGAGTTATTGTCCTTTACTCACCTCCTGCACTGCCATAAGTTGGTTCCAGTCAACAGAAGTCTTGCCCAAGTCACTGAACAGATACTGGGTTTAAAAACCTCCTGGCTATATTCTGAAGACGCATAACCTGCTTTGTAGCTATGCAAGTAGACCCACAGCTGGTTATGGGTGTTTTTCCCCCTATATTTCCGTACATTCTTATGTTTTAACATAGAATTTTGCTGGTTTATttgtgaaatttattttttcaccaaATCTTTTAATAACAATTTATTTCACCTTCTTCTGCAACCTAGCACTTTATTGTCAGCAGCCACTCAGTATCCTTTAAGTCCCAAACTACTTCTAAATCCATTCCGAATgagcagctccctccctccgttTCACCAGGCTGTACAGTGCTagaaaataatcaaatattAAAACAGTGCAGGCAATTTACCACACCTTTGTGGCCCCTATTTTGAGCTGCAAATGTGAGGACCTGCAAAATACTCACCAAAACATGTATATAAACTGCAATTTAGAAACATTGAGTATATTAACCCTACGTCGCTTTAGCCAATGGATGATCTTCATTATCCTCACTATCTCTGATGCACAAACAGGCTGATATAGAATTTTCTGTAGGTAAACTTGATATGGAGGCTAACAAAGCCATTTTCTGGCTGGCTAAAGGTTTGTTCTCCCCAGTATTATGCTTTTTTATGAATCATGAAAATGAGAAGGTGGTTGTTCAGATGCCAGAGGCGGAAACCACATAGTGAACTTTGATATCAATACTTTTTGTATAAGAAGTAGAATAACAAGGACTGAGTTATCTATAAAGATGGAAAGGTTGTGAAATAGCTTCTAGTGtccaaaacagaaagaacaagCTTCCGTCAGATCTCCAGTGATAATAATAGAAAGCCATTGTACTGCAACGTCAATATGAGAAGTCGTAAGGTCCTGGGATTGAAGTTTCATTTTAAGTGATAATTTACAACAGGCACTGAGAAATTCTGAACTAGCATCTGCACAACGTATGTGTTAGTTCAGAAAGTGCATCCATGTCTAGAAGTACTCTAGCTCTGACAgtcattttataatttttttttcataaaatttaaCTCCAAAGTGAATGACCCAATTCCAAAGCCTTGATTCCAGGACAAGAGGCTACAGAACCTTGCAGAAAATAACATGCTGGTTACCACATcatccaaatattttctgtgtcatATCAACATCTAGAAAAAGGATAttatgaaaatgaatgaaagtaATATCATTACTCTTGATAAATGCCTGCaacttaaaatattctgattatGAGGGGTTAGACTGCTGTGACAGcaaaatgactgaaataaacTACTTATTCAAGATTTCTCTCAATGAAACGGACCTGTAGGATTCTTGGTCTAGACAGTAACAATATCCACATGCAATCTGTTGTCATTtccataatattttatttgtgtcAAATATCTGCAACTGTAATACAAGAATATATACTAATATATATTAGTTATTTAATTACTAGCTAATAATTTATATACCAATTacttaatataataaaaacataaaacattgtGGCAAAAGGTGCTGTATGCTGGGACTGCTCCTGTAGAGGTTGTTGCCCCAGTGCCTCTCATCCTTCTGAGTTTCCTCTCTAGGAACCCTTCACCTCGCAATGTGTAAGGCTGGAAATTCAACAGCAGTCAGGAGCCAATGGCAAGAAACTTATTTCCTCTCCTCAGATGTGAAGAGAGGCAGGTGGGCAGAGATGGACCTGCTCAATCCCTGTGCCATGActctcttcctgcagcagatACAGACCTGCTGGTGCCCTGTTGCCCATAAACTTGGAGATGCAACTCAGATCTGTGGAGGGGTTAGAAAGAGAGGTTATTCCCTACGTTGCCAAATTTCCTACCAATGTCCTCCGTGGGATATGAACCCTACACCCAATTCTGGCAGGAGCCAGAGCCCCCAAACCTCTCCACTCCCTGTCCCAGGACATGACATGGTTGGAGAGAGAGGTCGAGGTGTGGCTATGGTCCCACCACCATCACGCACCCTTGCACCGTCATACCCACAGAGCTAGCAGCAAGGGACCTGTGTGCCTTTCCTAGCTGTGTCATGAACTTCATCAACTCTTTGTCTACAAATCATGATGATCACACTCCCCCAATTCTCCTGGAGACAACGAATCTCACACTGAGAGGTCTTGGAGAGATCCTGGGCGAGTTTCCACCAGCAAACTGAGCACTCCTGCACTGGCAGCACGTGGCTTCACCGCCTTATCTATGACTTATTTAAAAGCTGCACCCGTTTCCAGGGAAGGGTGCACCACACCTCTCAGACTAAACACCCCAAGAGCCAATTTTCTTCTTGGTTGTTTGCGTGTGAGTGTCTAATATTTACAAGTAGATGAAGAAGCATCGAAGCACTTTGCATACCTGCCAACATCAAGGCTTTCACACATTCAGTTCGACCCTGCATCGCAGATTTCATCAGTGCTGTGAATCCAAACACGTTCCTCTTCTCAATATCAAGCCCAGGAAAATAGTTCAATAAATAGTTTGTAATGGTTATGTGCcctttaaagaaatgaaaaagcagagaaaagatgtCACAGAGTTAAGATGCTCTCTCAAGGTTAAACCAAAAATTACTCCTGCAGATTTGATACctggaaaaaatgcagataaCTAATAAGAAGATCTCTTTTCTTCATATCCTCTTCCACTCATTGCAGTCATTAGCCTTAGGGTTAAGTGGCTCTGACCTGTGACCAGAGTGTTGGGCTAGGAGCCTGGAAACCTGGGTTCCCACCTTCTCTCAAGTTGCTCTCCTCTCTGAAAAGTCAATTTAAGGTAAGGGGATAATTGAAAACCAGAGATGGTCACTCTGAGGTTGCAAGGGGCCTCAGTTTCTTGACTCAGTTGAGTAGCACTGCAAAGGGAATTCCTACAGCTTATGGGAGGAGGACCCATCACCTGGGGGAAATGAATGCAAAGGTTCAGCTTTTTCAGTCCCCCAGTAAATGTGAGCCTTACTATAATGGTGCTTCATTAAAAAGTGACTACATGTGGTAGTTTCAGGCTGTGCCAGGCCTGATACGAGacaaagaaatgttttgcagagaatcccacatatttatttttccatctgaCAGTCTGAAGCCACTTGTCTACTCTCCAGCAACAAGAAAATGGGGCTGATGTTCAGTTTTGTTAGTAAGATAAATGACTTGAGTTCTGCTTCTAAAAGCAACTGTTGTTGCCATTCATGTGCCTTGTGTGCCAGCAGAACTGGTGTCAGCAAGGGTGAACCAAGTAGTTGAAGACATCTCTGGCTAAATGGTTGGAAGACCAATTAAAACATCAAGTCTTTATAATTGGACTATCAGAACAAGACAAGTATCTAGTGCCATTATGACTCATTCAAAACAGTTTTCCCTTCACTTGTCATTCATTTTATGATGCTTTGATGCTTTATAAAATAATGCAGTCTGTCAGGCAGCTGCAACAATTACAATTTAATTACTAGGAGCTGTAAAAATACTCTCTCATCTCACTCTGCAGTCCAGCTGAATACTCTGTGATGCATGTCATTCAAATTCATCTAGAAATGTTACTGAAGCAGATTATAATTCATACAGGAGAATTTTTAACATCTATAGTGTCACATCTGGTGCAGATTTCGTCAGCATTTGCTTTGTACCAACACAGTCCTGCATTCGCTTGGAAAAGCAAGTTAAGAAAATCTTTAccaattaatttgttttctggtgTTACTCTTCATTTCCTAGAATTTGCTGGACTCTGCTACCTTGCTGCATAACTGGAAACTCTCCTGAAATctgagcaggagcagagatAGCGCAGATCAGCTTAGCAATGCCAGAGAAAACCGAATAAGGAGCTCCCTGAACCTTGCACAGTCTGATGCAAATGAAATATGAAGATACGGCAAAGCGCAAGAAACTGAATAAAGCAAAAGTGAACTGGGTTCAAGGCAGGATCAAGTGACCCTGTCCTTCTTACACAGTACAGAGGCCTCAGCTTCACTGACTTTATGGCATAAGATCAAATCCTAACAGGATACTGGTTACTAGAGGGAGACTCTTTGGCCCCAAATTGTTTTGCAGGACATGCTCTGTTTCACCGAAGTAGAGCGTGTGTCTTCATGAAGGTTTTGGAATagctgaaatactgctttttgaccataaaaaacagagacaggaactGAAACAAGGAGAAATAATCAGATGGAAGACTTTTGAGCATTTATTACATTGCCAAAAGTACAGCTGATGTAAGAGACTTTTGAAATCTAGGATGATCCTAAGAGTCAATCCTGAAAGACCTTGTTCAGCCAAAACTCTTCAGGGGACTACAGATGGCCTCAaatgagatattaaaaaacccccagcaataaaataacaaagaaaatgaattggTTTGTGATTCTCAGAAGTTTTGTGTCTCAGGGATTCCTGCAAACCACTTCAGTTTTAATCTGCAGGAGCTTCTGTCCTTTGAGGTTTGCATCAAATTTCAAGTTCAAACAGATAccaaattcaaagcaaaactcAGAGCTGCCAAGTTTTTGTTCAAACCCTGTCATATGCTTTTGATTTAAGGCCATAAAGTTTGCTTCAGTTCTCTTCTGTCTGGGTGAACTAAAAGTGTCTATATAAATCGTAAACCAGGTGAGTTTTCCATGATCTAAAGTCTGCTATGAAAGCCGtacacagctttaaaataaattagccTGGCCTCAGCCAGTTTGGTCATACTGAATTTGTATCAGGCTCTTGCTGTTTGTAAGCCAGATCTATCTTCTACTAGAACTGGCATGCGAAGGGTACATTTCTTCGCCTTGTGAGCCATATTTACAGATCAGCACAGATGTCTGTAGCAGCTTAATTCACTTAATTGCTGCCACAGAGGAAATGCATATAATGATGACAATATTACCTAATAATCTATGTAATGCAGGCAGAATGATAAGCTGCACAGTAAGGAAGATGCTCTGTCATATAACATCACAATCTCAAATTCTACCTGCAAAAAGCCTGTGTTTGGTCTATGGGTGGTAAATGCTTTCTGACGGATGGGTGGAACCTAAGACACCCAGAACGTCTTATCCTCTGGATGCTTTAGGTAGCTGTGTTCTCATGTCTCCCTTTAATAAGCAGAAACTGGGATAACCTGTCACTTTGTGTTCCCAGCTCTACAGCCTTGTCCCAAACTGGTCCCTGTAACATAAAACATCTATACTTTGAGAGCAAATACGACTCTTTCTAAACACCAGTGAATGCCAGTTACCATACGCTGCCAGTGATGCAGCTatgtccccagcagcagcagggagggcagaactcagaaaaagattttaatgccatttccctcccttttcccttttttttgaaaccactctccttccttcctttctttcacttGTTATTTCAAACTCTTGTTTGCATcaatctcactttttttttttttttgcattgtctTTGTACTGATGCTTAAtgattttgcttctgctttaaCAGCATCACCACCCATTTCTGGGCACCAcctgctgcaggctgcaacAAATTTACCGTTTTGGAAGGCAAGATCTTTTTGAGAAGGGATGCCACATCTGCAAGAAATATTGAGAGAGCAAGTGAGCAGACCAATTTTCAAACCTGAAATTTACACACTAAGCAGAGCACTTTGAGGTTATTTTTCTATACTcacaagattattttaaaaagtactgcTTTTCACTGATCCCTCCAGCCTATCTTTCTCAGGACAACCCATGCAGAAAAACTTCAGCTTTAGACACTTTAAGGTGAGGATCTTAAATTATCAAAAGCAAATGGATATGAGAACTGAATTAACTCCTGAGGCTCTAGCTGGTCTTTAAAATGCTACTATTTAAATCAACCTGATGCTCAGATTTGAACATCACATCTGAGCGGTCATGAAACAACATAGACAGGTGTGGATTTTAAACTCCTCTAGCAAAAgtgaagaggccccactgtcATCTCCCTTCATACCTGTACCTAGTGTTACCGATGCAGCCTCTGAAACACACAGAATGACCCCTCAGGGCTGCGGCCTCTTTGCCATCCAGCTCCTCTTTGGTGTCTGGCCATATGTGATGGCCCACCTGGTCAGCGGGTCATAACTGAAATGGAAGCACTTTCTGAAACCTTCTGATATCACCTTACAATCAACTGAAATGTGGATTTGCTATTAGGTTCTCTACAGGGAAAACAATACTTCTGGTATAAATAACAGTGATCTcttggaataatttatttggaaaaaaaattttaatatttccgTGGCTTAAGGgtagaaaaaaaagctaaataaaccCTCCATTAAAGAAAAGCTCACATAAGCTTTGCTTTCAGTTCTTTATAATACACTCCTCAGTGTTACTACTTAACATTCAGCAATAATTAAGTGGCATCTATTGCACCGTAGCTCCTCTGGTTGCAATATTAACCTCATGGTAATCTCTATTAACACTACAGCAGTGTCTTGTGATAATGAATTAAATAACTGGTGTCAACACTGTAGCTCAGGATTATCATAGGCAGGGGAAAACATCCAAGTTGTTAGGAGTTTGTATACGTTCTGCTGACTACAGACATTTCCAGTTGCTTTGGGGATCAATAGCAAGTACTGGCAGAGACTGAGAAGTCAATGTCAGCCCCCTGGATTAATTCTGAGCTCATTATCATGAGTTATAAAGGCCATGAAGGAGTCAGTGTTAAAGTTAAACCTTTTGTAGTCCAAATTTCTATTAGGGCAGATAAATAAAGTAGGTTAGAGTTTGGGAGGCTTCTCCACTTTCTTTGGAAAGCTACTATACCCATGACTGTGCTATGAAAGTGACAACTCTGGTCCCAATTCTTTCTTCCAGTATTCAAGACCTATCTCATAGTGGCTTCTTCAGCAGAGTTCACTTTTTGGTACAACACAAAGCAAAGTTTGGTATTACCTGCAAATGTCTAGTGGCAATATTACTCAATTAAAATCAAAACCTAACTGCTCCAGTCTTCAGACACGCTGAACTGGACATGGGATGTCCATTGATGCTGCCTGACAGAAACTTGTTTCCTCCATGAAGCCAGAGAAGAACGGACAGGGTCCTGCAGGGAATACCCATGAA contains the following coding sequences:
- the ANKRD33B gene encoding ankyrin repeat domain-containing protein 33B; protein product: MVLLSGDGEQLAGERVCPAPAAAKEMPGAEAESNPEQGAAGSAAEGLDEDEEEEEEEEEEEDCEEYEDFSELPDTCSIASDDSFYPPGLPDDDEDRWSLEGRDSPEALSLFRACCTNNTVVLKALIRQGPEEEEVREADRNRRNGLIIACYQGYVDIVIALAQCPHLDVNWQDNEGNTALITAAQAGHITITNYLLNYFPGLDIEKRNVFGFTALMKSAMQGRTECVKALMLAGANVHATDPSRGLTSWEWACYTGRSEAAFIMQKLMDRPCPEQFCDQYKPEWPKMKELLAKAAEPKSCLQRISECMRAAVTFRSFYGPEEDGVLDHMVKVTTSLSSPFIALSCRTVCPGSPPSVGKRRLAVQEILRKQRAEEIRSQDKDHFSSYEKLFQNSKVTLIPRKKDRRASLQPISLAVSQVNTIATRKTSLLPLHLLRRSSVRPGFVIPKVRISKAPPPTFQPDKARRRSSAKDDPYLQIPKWRYKELKEERKKAEEQEKKRAAEAQKQRQVSPARSRT